A genomic segment from Rhodospirillum centenum SW encodes:
- the flgA gene encoding flagellar basal body P-ring formation chaperone FlgA, whose translation MTRRSFIALLLAGTLLTSALAGTADAAEPRREATVSGDQVRLGDLFDGLPADQAERVIATAPAPGQRSWFDSPTLASLAAAHGIDWKPAGGADRTVVVRASIEVPREEIVASLKQAVLDAGAPAGLELTLENRSFTLFLPEGVEPTVAFRNVRYDEVRNRVTADLVAPAEGPELVRQTIGARAQDMVEVPILNRRLGSGEVIGDQDIAWIKVPRERVSADVVTDLENLVGLAARRTLAANQPVRGRDVRTPVVVARGALVTLLLQTPAMTLTAQGKALADGGLGESVRIVNTTSNRVVDATVAGPDLVTVLPPAVTAARRIHSASN comes from the coding sequence ATGACCCGCCGCTCCTTCATCGCCCTCCTGCTCGCCGGCACGCTGCTCACCAGTGCGCTCGCCGGCACCGCCGACGCGGCCGAGCCGCGGCGCGAGGCCACCGTCTCCGGCGACCAGGTCCGCCTGGGCGATCTGTTCGACGGACTGCCCGCCGATCAGGCCGAACGGGTCATCGCCACGGCCCCGGCGCCGGGCCAGCGGTCCTGGTTCGACAGCCCCACCCTGGCCAGCCTCGCCGCCGCCCACGGCATCGACTGGAAGCCCGCCGGCGGCGCCGACCGCACGGTCGTGGTGCGGGCCAGCATCGAGGTCCCGCGGGAGGAGATCGTCGCGTCCCTGAAGCAGGCAGTTCTGGACGCCGGCGCTCCGGCCGGGCTGGAGCTGACCCTGGAGAACCGTTCCTTCACCCTGTTCCTGCCGGAAGGGGTGGAACCGACCGTGGCCTTCCGCAATGTCCGCTATGACGAGGTCCGCAACCGGGTGACGGCCGATCTGGTCGCCCCGGCCGAGGGGCCGGAGCTGGTGCGTCAGACCATCGGCGCCCGCGCCCAGGACATGGTCGAGGTTCCGATCCTGAACCGCCGCCTGGGCTCGGGCGAGGTGATCGGGGATCAGGACATCGCCTGGATCAAGGTCCCGCGGGAGCGGGTCAGCGCCGATGTGGTGACCGATCTGGAGAACCTGGTCGGCCTCGCCGCCCGGCGGACCCTGGCGGCCAACCAGCCGGTCCGCGGCCGCGACGTGCGCACCCCCGTGGTCGTCGCCCGCGGCGCCCTGGTCACCCTGCTGCTGCAGACGCCCGCCATGACCCTGACCGCCCAGGGCAAGGCCCTGGCCGACGGCGGCCTGGGCGAGAGCGTCCGCATCGTGAACACCACCAGCAACCGGGTCGTGGACGCCACCGTCGCCGGCCCCGATCTGGTCACCGTCCTGCCCCCGGCGGTCACCGCCGCCCGCCGCATCCATTCCGCCTCGAACTGA
- the flgH gene encoding flagellar basal body L-ring protein FlgH: protein MIRPVTTVGTRRSGKVLVLAAAVSLLSACSSMDRLASVGQTPPLTPIQNPATAPGYQPVSLPMPAPAQGEREANSLWRAGARAFFRDQRANRVGDILTITIQINDKAQIQNQSQRTRNGKENMGIPGLFGLQRNIARVLPTPDNDTLESLVKTTADSSSVGTGSIGRSEQINMQVAALITQVLPNGNLVVQGKQEVRVNYEVRELTINGIIRPEDITSQNTISYEKIAEARISYGGRGHISDVQQPRWGQQVFDIVAPF from the coding sequence ATGATCCGCCCTGTCACCACCGTCGGTACCCGCCGCTCCGGCAAGGTCCTGGTGCTCGCCGCCGCCGTGTCGCTGCTGTCCGCGTGCAGCTCCATGGACCGGCTGGCCAGCGTCGGGCAGACGCCGCCGCTGACCCCGATCCAGAACCCGGCCACCGCCCCCGGCTACCAGCCCGTCAGCCTGCCGATGCCGGCCCCGGCCCAGGGCGAGCGCGAGGCCAATTCGCTCTGGCGGGCCGGGGCGCGGGCCTTCTTCCGCGACCAGCGGGCCAACCGGGTGGGCGATATCCTGACCATCACCATCCAGATCAACGACAAGGCCCAGATCCAGAACCAGTCGCAGCGCACCCGCAACGGCAAGGAGAACATGGGGATCCCCGGCCTGTTCGGGCTGCAGCGCAACATCGCCCGCGTGCTGCCGACGCCGGACAACGACACGCTGGAGAGTCTGGTGAAGACGACCGCCGACAGCAGCTCGGTCGGCACCGGCAGCATCGGCCGCAGCGAACAGATCAACATGCAGGTGGCGGCGCTGATCACCCAGGTGCTGCCCAACGGCAATCTGGTCGTGCAGGGCAAGCAGGAGGTCCGGGTCAACTACGAGGTCCGGGAGCTTACCATCAACGGCATCATCCGGCCGGAGGACATCACCTCGCAGAACACCATCAGCTACGAGAAGATCGCCGAAGCCCGCATCTCCTACGGCGGCCGGGGCCACATCAGCGACGTGCAGCAGCCGCGCTGGGGCCAGCAGGTCTTCGACATCGTCGCCCCCTTCTGA
- the flgG gene encoding flagellar basal-body rod protein FlgG, translating into MRSLSIGATGMLAQQLNVEVISNNIANMTTTGFKRQRAEFQDLLYQNMRRVGSTSSDAGTVVPSGVQIGAGVKTAAVYRINEQGNISVTGNALDLAINGQGYFQVELPDGQTAYTRAGSFQLNAEGTIVTADGYQLQPGLVVPENAVDITVNPNGEVLVKLDGQTQPANIGQIQLATFPNPAGLEAIGDNLLLESPASGNIIAGNPGAPGFGRVIQQALETSNVNIVSEITNLITAQRAYEMNSRVISTSDQMMQSISQMR; encoded by the coding sequence ATGCGCAGCTTGAGCATCGGCGCCACGGGCATGCTGGCCCAGCAGCTCAATGTCGAAGTCATTTCGAACAACATCGCGAACATGACGACGACGGGCTTCAAGCGCCAGCGGGCCGAGTTCCAGGATCTGCTGTACCAGAACATGCGGCGCGTCGGCTCGACCTCCTCGGACGCCGGCACCGTCGTTCCCTCGGGCGTCCAGATCGGCGCCGGCGTGAAGACCGCCGCTGTCTACCGGATCAACGAGCAGGGCAACATCTCCGTCACCGGCAACGCGCTGGACCTGGCGATCAACGGCCAGGGCTACTTCCAGGTCGAACTGCCGGACGGCCAGACCGCCTACACCCGGGCCGGCTCGTTCCAGCTCAACGCCGAGGGCACCATCGTCACCGCCGACGGCTACCAGCTCCAGCCCGGCCTCGTGGTCCCGGAGAATGCGGTGGACATCACCGTGAACCCGAACGGCGAGGTGCTGGTGAAGCTGGACGGCCAGACCCAGCCTGCGAACATCGGCCAGATCCAGCTCGCCACCTTCCCGAACCCGGCGGGCCTGGAGGCGATCGGCGACAACCTGCTGCTGGAGAGCCCGGCGTCGGGCAACATCATCGCCGGCAATCCGGGCGCCCCCGGCTTCGGCCGCGTGATCCAGCAGGCGCTGGAGACGTCGAACGTCAACATCGTCTCCGAGATCACGAACCTGATCACCGCCCAGCGCGCCTACGAGATGAACAGCCGCGTCATCAGCACCTCCGACCAGATGATGCAGTCCATCTCGCAGATGCGCTGA
- the flgF gene encoding flagellar basal-body rod protein FlgF, whose amino-acid sequence MENVLYIALSRQEAMRRQMDVVANNIANMNTSGFKSQRPLFLEYLERPDRRQERMSFVQDYGLMRNLQAGPVTVTDNPLDVALRGDGYFAVETLAGPRYTRAGGFQLNTDRELVDRNGLPVLSDAGARIVIPDGANQIRIKGDGSIETEQGPLARLKVVSFDDEQKMQELGGGLYSTEQEERPVEKPEVTQGALEGSNVQPIVETTQMIDVLRAYQNTQRMIDSEHERLRTAIRQLGRVQ is encoded by the coding sequence ATGGAAAACGTGCTCTATATCGCGCTCTCCCGACAGGAGGCGATGCGTCGGCAGATGGACGTGGTGGCGAACAACATCGCCAACATGAACACCTCCGGCTTCAAGTCGCAGCGCCCGCTGTTCCTGGAGTATCTGGAGCGCCCGGACCGCCGGCAGGAGCGGATGTCCTTCGTCCAGGACTACGGCCTGATGCGGAATCTCCAGGCCGGCCCCGTCACCGTCACGGACAATCCGCTGGACGTGGCGCTGCGCGGCGACGGTTACTTCGCCGTCGAGACGCTGGCCGGTCCCCGCTACACCCGCGCCGGCGGCTTCCAGCTCAACACCGACCGCGAACTGGTGGACCGCAACGGCCTGCCGGTCCTGTCCGACGCCGGCGCCCGCATCGTCATCCCCGACGGCGCCAACCAGATCAGGATCAAGGGCGACGGCAGCATCGAGACCGAGCAGGGCCCGCTTGCCCGCCTCAAGGTCGTCAGCTTCGACGACGAGCAGAAGATGCAGGAACTGGGCGGCGGCCTCTACTCCACCGAGCAGGAGGAACGCCCGGTCGAGAAGCCCGAGGTCACGCAGGGCGCCCTCGAAGGCTCCAACGTGCAGCCCATCGTCGAGACCACCCAGATGATCGACGTGCTGCGGGCCTACCAGAACACCCAGCGGATGATCGACAGCGAACACGAGCGCCTGCGGACCGCGATCCGCCAGCTCGGCCGCGTGCAGTAA